Proteins encoded in a region of the Onthophagus taurus isolate NC chromosome 10, IU_Otau_3.0, whole genome shotgun sequence genome:
- the LOC111428884 gene encoding uncharacterized protein isoform X3: protein MRQMDKWRRDGHRSSKFFLCTPVLGRKRRIKTKVDIDIETSMPAAVEELRRWTSNEALGDITVTTDCQNRIPPTHVTLTDGDVTDTVLSDDEAIDHKLPSPEEQQQVIAMRFPPELVSIDISGRHFDRMSFQRRSLLNVESEDGNTVRRKTKSRRSRSKRRNTLAGTDEKEIVDVLVSGDIPTTSNQHDISAPPTVGVSSRSKSSDILRSSVKKDSPETKKSHFDSLKQWGKNRLKILNKYTEKSQDLKDKENIEDINLYETVTIKRKRSLDRDKKKETLHQRQPSGSSTDKSSIAAPQVKLRDSSLQRRLRRSGGENKEEPHSSSGNWSASSESGRASIGSEITTHPKSTTSAATSSNSLNIHPPGSANSRRRYNINTSTSGSCTSEGTLTPDIIHDLHEDGETSSVYSCDTEGYYTSFHVDSGLKTLREEDGPQTPIHSTTVFTNSSSNTILSAENEYELFGKGSTSTTTSSAGTVCTTLRAADSDRSLLNVGPAVPERKSSLNQKNLKSSPESSLERDYSEKTGTVKRSPHQKNSSTVALIHKSQGDVSPDSGHNSSPIESANSPNGARSCSEFEFSETSDVEGERVERIRVKTTINSSRIPSMCAITPPISDDESVKNFDTIQEKINNKIIETNLDHLDIVKETNLMKNTKIQLINVNPQSGYATIETIQSNESKGFRSASPSGGTVIIKDIKPANLQSQPIFKSTLLPLNNMIGKIKTNWNNIKKQNQAEPDYVTIAEKNNNDMDQNLKAVLSGKIKETEYVSLNELPIDSDLNSLERKRKGARVTLNADGKVVYSSDSLPRRKGSSTFEPGPFVKDSKSPTPSPIPDHRNINIRPVNRPMSPQLGKVIIRASSGMQNSPTSEIIRMQPSTVVTPNQSYPHKSTSTSTFPGLTRSGAYVHMLDQKESNFQGHQLTNEKMMETDRKGQYNTLPSKKASYLNEPDITKDLGRKCQPKKLGIPVQLPTISKNQTQLDDSLRISPIDPRTLTSFKSSTPSNKSELKSAINLENKLLSPKKSTMSNDELYAVIHKSKKKLNIESPQTNSIENQTQNVSVQIEKVQPPETGYFDKSKSRLNEFNLSPKNEPRSRHSWAITDKKTSQAARLDFKRLLLQHCRPNLPPASTKLSAVEQLKLSKPQIQPKPNQNEDEEKINILDLSRSPRSLNRKTPEKNRQPSKILSPRSQWRFASPRSDVLSSTILEDHREDDSPNNSAERKKCFVENNNVEKLSISEKMQAKRAQFFNSSDNTIRKTPEKPLLPTLETAF from the exons CTGAAGAGCAGCAACAAGTCATCGCGAtgag GTTTCCACCGGAGTTGGTTTCCATTGATATTTCAGGTAGACATTTCGATCGCATGTCGTTTCAGAGACGGTCGTTGTTGAACGTTGAATCGGAAGATGGCAATACTGTGAGAAGAAAAACTAAATCGAGACGATCGAGAAGTAAAAGAAGAAACACCTTGGCCGGAACTgatgaaaaagaaatcgtCGATGTTTTAGTTAGCGG GGATATACCAACGACGTCGAATCAACACGACATTTCAGCACCACCAACAGTCGGAGTATCttcaagaagtaaaagtaGCGATATTTTAAGATCGAGTGTAAAGAAGGATTCCCCCGAAACGAAAAAATCTCACTTCGACAGTTTAAAGCAATGGGGGAAGAACCGATTAAAAATACTAAACAAGTACACCGAAAAATCGCAAGAtcttaaagataaagaaaatatagaagatattaatttatacgAAACGGTGACGATTAAAAGAAAGCGCAGCTTGGATAgggataaaaagaaagaaactttACATCAAAGGCAACCATCAGGAAGTTCGACGGATAAATCAAGCATAGCAGCCCCGCAAGTTAAATTAAGAGATAGTTCTTTACAAAGACGTTTGAGAAGATCTGGtggcgaaaataaagaagaacCGCATTCATCTAGCGGTAATTGGAGTGCTAGTTCTGAAAGCGGAAGAGCTTCAATCGGTTCGGAAATAACAACTCACCCAAAATCAACAACATCGGCCGCCACCTCTAGtaattcattaaacattcatCCTCCGGGATCAGCAAACAGCCGAAGACGTTATAACATCAACACCTCAACATCTGGAAGCTGTACAAGCGAAGGAACTTTAACGCCAGATATTATTCACGATTTACACGAAGACGGCGAAACAAGTTCGGTTTATTCTTGCGACACCGAAGGTTATTACACGTCGTTCCACGTCGATAGCGGGCTAAAAACGTTAAGAGAAGAGGATGGCCCGCAAACTCCGATTCATTCAACGACCGTTTTTACGAATTCCTCAAGTAACACGATTTTATCGGCTGAAAATGAGTATGAACTTTTCGGGAAAGGGTCCACTTCGACCACAACGAGTTCTGCAGGAACTGTTTGTACAACTTTACGCGCCGCCGATTCCGATAGATCTTTGCTAAACGTTGGTCCGGCTGTTCCAGAAAGAAAAAGCTcgttgaatcaaaaaaatttgaaatcgtCGCCGGAAAGTTCCCTGGAACGGGATTATTCCGAAAAAACCGGAACTGTTAAAAGGAGTCCgcatcaaaaaaattcttcgACAGTTGCGCTTATTCATAAATCGCAAGGGGATGTTTCTCCTGATAGTGGGCATAATTCATCGCCGATTGAATCGGCGAATAGTCCAAATGGAGCGAGGAGTTGCTCGGAGTTTGAGTTTTCCGAAACTTCGGATGTTGAAGGAGAAAGAGTTGAGAGGATTCGAGTCAAAACGACGATTAATTCAAGCAGGATTCCTTCAATGTGCGCGATAACCCCACCAATAAGCGATGACGAAAGCGTCAAAAACTTCGACACAatccaagaaaaaataaacaacaaaataatcgAAACAAATTTGGACCATTTAGACATAGTCAAAGAAacgaatttaatgaaaaacaccaaaatccaattaattaaCGTTAACCCACAAAGTGGTTACGCCACGATCGAAACAATCCAATCAAACGAATCTAAAGGATTTCGATCCGCTTCTCCAAGCGGAGGAACTGTGATAATCAAAGATATCAAACCCGCGAATCTTCAGAGTCAACCCATTTTTAAATCGACTTTATTACCCCTAAACAACATGATtgggaaaataaaaacgaattgGAACAACATAAAGAAGCAAAATCAAGCTGAACCGGATTATGTAACGATCgctgaaaaaaataataacgacatggatcaaaatttaaaagcaGTTTTATCGGGGAAAATCAAAGAAACCGAGTATGTTTCATTAAACGAGCTCCCCATCGATTCCGATTTAAACTCGCtcgaaagaaaacgaaaaggAGCTCGAGTCACTTTAAACGCAGACGGGAAAGTGGTTTATTCCTCGGATAGTTTACCAAGAAGGAAAGGATCGAGTACCTTCGAGCCTGGCCCGTTTGTGAAAGATTCAAAAAGTCCAACTCCGAGTCCGATTCCGGATCATCGCAACATCAACATCCGCCCGGTTAATCGGCCAATGTCGCCGCAATTAGGTAAAGTCATCATTCGTGCGAGTTCCGGAATGCAAAACTCCCCAACCTCAGAAATAATCCGCATGCAACCTAGTACCGTAGTTACACCCAACCAAAGTTACCCACACAAATCAACATCAACATCAACATTCCCCGGATTAACGCGTAGCGGAGCTTACGTGCATATGTTGGATCAAAAAGAGTCCAATTTCCAAG gACATCAACTAACCAATGAGAAAATGATGGAAACGGATCGAAAAGGCCAATACAACACTTTACCATCGAAAAAGGCGTCATATTTGAACGAGCCGGATATAACGAAGGATTTAGGGCGAAAATGTCAACCCAAAAAGCTGGGAATCCCAGTTCAGCTCCCAACaatctcaaaaaatcaaaCTCAACTTGATGATTCATTAAGAATCTCACCAATCGACCCAAGAACATTAACCAGCTTTAAAAGTTCAACCCCATCAAATAAATCCGAGCTAAAATCGGCGATAAACTTAGAAAACAAGCTTTTATCCCCGAAAAAAAGCACAATGAGTAACGACGAGTTATACGCGGTGATTCACAaaagcaaaaagaaattaaacataGAATCACCCCAAACGAACTCGATTGAAAATCAAACTCAAAATGTGTCGGTCCAAATTGAAAAAGTTCAACCCCCCGAAACCGGTTATTTCGACAAATCCAAATCGAGATTGaacgaatttaatttatcgCCTAAAAATGAACCTAGATCTCGCCACAGTTGGGCTATCACCGATAAAAAAACATCTCAAGCTGCGCGTTTAgattttaaacgattattaCTACAACATTGTCGCCCGAATTTACCCCCCGCTTCCACCAAATTATCAGCCGTTGAGCaattaaaactttcaaaaCCCCAAATACAACCGAAACCGAATCAAAACGAggatgaagaaaaaattaatattttagatttgAGTCGATCGCCGAGGAGTCTTAACAGAAAAACACCCGAAAAAAATCGACAACCCTCGAAGATTCTTTCACCGCGTTCGCAATGGAGATTTGCAAGTCCTAGATCGGACGTTTTATCTTCAACGATTTTGGAGGATCATCGCGAAGATGATAGCCCGAATAATTCGGCGgaacgaaaaaaatgtttcgttgAAAACAATAATGTCGAGAAATTAAGTATTAGTGAAAAAATGCAAGCGAAACGAGCtcagttttttaattcttctgaCAATACGATAAGGAAAACCCCCGAAAAACCTTTACTGCCTACTTTAGAAACagctttttaa